In the genome of Acanthopagrus latus isolate v.2019 chromosome 17, fAcaLat1.1, whole genome shotgun sequence, the window gggaggctgagggcATGGCCTGGGGAAGAGGACGCTGGGGATGCATGGCTCCGGCAAGGAAGAACAAGCAGAGGCAACAAGGAGGGCAGTCGATAACAAGAAATAGTCAGCGAGGTCTGACAAATGAGATCAGACTGGGCCTGTGCAACAGCTGAGGTCTGCTCCGTATTCCCGGCACAGTTAGCTCCTCTACTTATAACCTCCTATACAAAGTGCAGGCCACCTCGGTTCACATCCTGCTCTTTCTCGACTGTTCTCTGCTTTCAAACATCCGCTGATTGATTAAAGGCCTTGTTTACCTTTGCTGTGcactgttccccctctgttgtATAGTAccccacacacagactctcCCCCTAGGCTCTAATAATCCCTGAATCAGCCCCCTACTGTTACAAGCTGGTCTGTTCACAAACAGGATAGTTCCAGTAGCTCCAATAAAGCCCCCCTACTACATCCCACTCTTTGTTCAGGACAGTATGTGACAGGCTtctagcagtgtgtgtgtgtgtgctttgttgtttcattttccatcaaaggttttttttgtgtgtactttgatggaaaaatgaaagaaatcttGCAAACCTATCAAGCAAGGGGATAAACACTGAGgctaaacacacactcatcaaaAGGCAAACTCACAAAGAGAGATGAAtgatatatgtatttatatatgccatctattttttttcagatacaGGTGTAAACCAACATGTTtccctaaaaacaaaacaaaaaaaggtaataaaacaaacatataaagtAAAAATCAATATCTGTGCACACAGTTTGAAAGTAACCTTTGGCTTTCaaagacacaaattaaaaagtacaacagCATCATCAACACTATCACCATCACCAacgacaaacaaacaaggtttttttctttttcttctgaaagGATTTTCATGCAACAAAAGGCATCTGTGATGAAACGATGGTAACATGGGACGAGTTCACTAATGATGCAGAGTGTCCGGTGGGTCTGGTTCAGCACACTCatacatgcacgcacgcacccacgcatgcacacacaacaagcacacacagcagaactTAAAGCTCTGGCTTTCCTATCTCTGACCTACTAACACCTGAACATGGAGAGTGTGTCTGACTGACCCAGCTGTCACTCCAGTAtgtggtgtgtgcatgttaagATTACACGTGAGCCCACTTCAGGTTAAGGTTTAGGCTGAATGATCCCATCTCATATTTCTCTTTAACTAGTTCAGTTGGTTTTAAAGGGCCATTTCACACcaatatcaaatgttttgcCCGTCTTTCCCGTAgcgctatttatccatctagattattttggtgtgagttgttttgagtttttgagATAccagctgtagagatgtctgccttttCTTGAATATAATGGTAGAAGatggtgctttttttctttttctatagCTAggcatctactcatggatgagaggctcCTGCTTGTGACCAcagggatgtaaacattaatagCACCCCCATTGCCTGAGCTGTAATGGTAGCTAGCTCAGCGGCGATTCACGCTTCCTTCTAACACAgtctgacaaaaagaaaatagttcctatgAAAATGCTTGCAACCAGGCTGTCGATTAacttgagtaaccaggtcatgatttcgGGAGACAGACATCACTGGCAAGTTTTGCAAACGTATTTCTTTGTGGGGGGCgttttgagcaccacaagccgagtgccatGTGGCTCCATTAGAATCGAAGAGAACGCAGACATTTTTACAGCTGCCATCTTGAAAACTTCCCAACTGACATTAAAACAAtgtagatggataaatagcgcTACAGATAAGAGAAACGatacatatttttgattttgggttgaactgtccctttaagaagAGTTACCTCTGCGCTGTGGTGTCTGGCTCTGTTTTTACTTACAAAATAAGTACTTAATCATAccactttgagaaaaaaaaaaatccaataataAGCAGACCACTCAAGAGTCAATGTTATTTACAGATGGTCAAGAAATATCCCCCCTGAATGGTGACATCAAGTATCTGTGACTATAAGCTGAATGCAAGAATGTGCATCAGAGGAGATTGCCATCACtggatctgttttgtttttgtgtgtgtttactggagTGTCATTTTTGCAAAGTCTTTGTTTAACTGAGAGGCTTTTTGTAAGATTCTCCTGTAGTCGACTACATTTGAATTAAGTACATAAGGTGACTGCATTGAAGTGACGTGACTGCATTGAAGAAACAAGGCACgattaaaaagacatttaaaaaaacaacgtcatgaacagagggaggaggaagaggggaggagaagactACAGAGTGAACTTCTCCCCCCCACACACGCATCCTCTAAGGTTTGTGAAAACAGCACactgaggaaaaacatttgGCTTAAGCATTTCATCATTAGCaatgctccaaaaacatttatgtcCTTATGTTCAGTTCAAACCACTTCATTTGATACTTTTTTAAAAGGACATTATTCCCTCAAGTGATTTAAAACTAAAGAAACATCACAATACGCAAGAATTACTTAACCGGCTActttgcatcattttttttgcagagggAAGTTCATTGCTTGGACTGTTAAACATTTCTCCCCGGCCACAATTTAAAGGGACCTCCTTCAACTACtcttctgttttgctttcagtCAGAAAACTCTGTAAAGATTGAACCCATAGATTGTCAATGCAAACACATACTAAGATGTCAAGGAAAAGCAACAGGTCAAAAGTGATCTGGTCGATGCTTCTCAAAATGTAGTAGTTACTGTGTTTGTGAGCGACATTAACGCACAATTTACATGAAGGATCTCATTTTTGATGAGGCGTTCAGGCACAGTCACGTACATTCCTCCTCCCTCTAAAACAGGCCCATTTTAATATACATTTCCTTCCATCTAAATTTTCTCCCAATGCTGTAAGcacacaaaacagttttctttataATTATCATGGCTTTCTCTGCCGTTAGCGACCAAGTTCATGTTCTTTGGTGAAGACAGTGTGTGttgtaaaggtgtgtgtgtgtacagagggATTAAGGAGATACAGCTGTTTCGATCCTCCTGAACTCAGAATGTCCGATAAGTAATGAGTCCCAAgaatacagacagaaacaaataatcaaggaaaaaaaaaacacatacgaTGGTCATTGGCATAGCAGTCCCCCAGTTTTGCATACAGGCTTTTCTCATCACCAGGTATCTTTCTGAGGGTCAAAGTCAAAAAGTCCTTAAAAGGGGAGTGGCGGGGGAGTTGGATGGCCCTCCTGATTAGATTGGAAGCAAACTCGTTTATGCATATTCACCAGGTAGAATCATAACAAAGTCAAGGTTTGCTGCTGAAGTGCTCTAGTGACACTTGAAGGGAGAGTTTATGTTCGAACCTGGTTAAGTCTCTTCAACTAAGAACTtctgtccagttttttttttctttttcttttttgcctaaTATGCTCCAGCAACAGTCTGAGGAGGGAAATAATTTCCCTGAATGAAAATCTCATTCCATATCCCATTTAAGTTCCTTTCGTCACTGTTCAGTTCCACAACTTCTTTTGCACACGATTCCATGTATTAGTAAAGTGTTCcgttattgttgttttgtttttttccttaatcGCAAATTAAGATTTgtttcctcttaaaaaaaaaaagaaagaaaagaaaaaggaaattgcattttttttctgccccgTTCTACAAGTAGCACAGGGCTCCTCCCTGGTTCACAGTAGGCTGTTGAGAAATTGCAGCAGTGCTTCTCCATTGTGGAGGGATGCGCCTGATAGTCGGTGGGGTCGAAGACTGCAGGTCACAGTTTGGCGTTCAGAAAGGAGAAGgtggcaacagcagcaggtgagcgAGATTTTGCAGAGAAACTGCTgattctattttttcttttttggctttcTTTGCGATGGTGTGTGCATAATGTattcttgtgtatgtgtgtcgaGTGTAGTGTTGTCGTGTGTATATATAGCATATGTTTGTCTCGTGTTGGATTGCTGCAGGAGTGCATGTGTATTTGGTGGAGTTAATTCAttggtgtgtgtgatttcaggCCCTGCGCTCCACTGGCTGTTGCAGACACACCTCGCTACCAGCTGATACGATGGGGAGTCTGTTGTCCATGTGGTAGCTGATCAGGTGACTCACGCTTTCAAACCGATGGTCTTTTGTACGGAcctaaaagacaaaaaaaaaaaaagattgaaaaatattaaaatatttaataaaattttaattaattattttaattaaagtatTTTCCTTCGCCCATCCATGCTTCTATACTCTCTTGCCCTCATGTTCTCCATTTCCCACCCAAACTCACCACTCCCTCTGGGTCGACTAGTAGCAGGTGTTTGGGCTGACCCCCCTGCTGTCCCGTGAGGACGTACTGTCCGGGCGTGGTCCCAGACTCTCGCACCAGGAAGTCTCCATCCCTGGTAAGCAGCCTCTCTGCTTCCCTGCGACTTAAGCTGCCGTGGAACCAGGCCTCACACTGCAACTGCTGCACCAACGGGGGCGCTGCTGTCACAGAGACCCCCAGGGCATCATCAAATGGCTCTTAAGAAATAAGTACACACAGATTTGTatgattgtttttctctgcaggaaacCTAAAAAGCATGCCTACATAAGAAAATGGAGTTTCGTCTTTGATGGGCTGAATCTCTGTTCAGAAAGACTGTCCAAGTGAACCACATGgtttctgacagctgtgtgcCAAACACTGATAGTGGGCTGCGTCTTTAATGTGAAAAGGCTTTACCCAGTCAACCAATCATGTCACATAAAATGCCCCTGTAATGGACAAAGGCACTCTAATCCCCTTATCTTCCTCCAGGACTGCCTTCTGTAGGCTGCTCCGCTCTTCAATTAGCACGTCATATGTAATGTACAGCACACACGACTCTGCTCGTCTCCATAGTCAATAATTAACCCCTGTTCTTTCTACATGGTAAAACAATTGCATATTTGAGTCACCAGTGATGCTGAATACAACCCACACACACTTGTCATTTACAAGAAATCATGTTTATTACCTTTAGTGGTTATGTAGTTTGGCAGCAAGGTTGCTACGTATCTGCACttagtcagtgttttttttttttttttttttttattagatagTCTATTTTAACTTGATTTttctagggctgcaactaatgattatttgcTTTACCGATTAATCTGTCAATAAAATAAGATtacgtcctcaaatgtctggTTTCATCCACGACCCAAAAGATAAACATTGTATTGTAGGAGTAAAGcaaccagaaaatattttgatttcagaagctggaatcagaatatttgatttttattttcttaaaaatcacacagattatcaaaatagttgaaGTCTAATTTAATAATTGGCAACTCATGGATTATTTGTTGCAGCACTTGATGGTATAATATTCTCAAGACGGAAGAGATAGATCAAGTAATGCACTTACTCATGTCAAAAGCATCTCTATGAGCATTTCCATTGGCTGCAACTGGGGGGCGGGGTTTATCCACATTGACATATGAAGGGTCATCGAACAGTTCTCGTCCCCCGTCTTTGGCTcccacttgaaaaaaaaaaaaatgaagacactgGTAAACGACTGGAACAGGCACATCTTCCAAAACTGTCATCAGCATTAAatagcactttttaaaaattggGCTGTGAAATTAATCAACATATAATTGAAATCgcaagtgcaatatccaaaccGCAGAGGCTGCAATTTAATGGAAAAGGTCAGTGTTGTGATGAAGAACTGGGacgctgcagagatgccctgaagtacaaatcttgttctccacaTTTGTTTGGTACACACCCGAACAAATGTCACATCGtgattttaaaagctttttacTGAAAATGAAGATTGTTATGCATTCCCGCTAATCATGAGTCACCATATCGTGCAACCctatttttaacacaacatgacaagaCAAAGAGACGAGTCCAGGAACTCCCTACTTCACGACTTTAAAGAGAGCTACCAACTCCTGGTTAACTCAGCAACATGCCTGTAGTCATGTCTAGTTTTTTTGATGTAATGTTTTCAACGGTGTGCTTTACTGTTTCTTGCCACACTCACAGAAACCACTCGCAATTTctatattttctcatttccatAAAAGCCCTTCTCAGGCCGAACTTTGCAAATCAGCATTTGCTATAAACACAATGATACTTGCAtgggacagctgttttcagttaGTCTATGTATACTGGATCTCCCCCTACCAAATAAGACAAATcatcaagagaagaaaaaatggaGTTAATGTGCAACTGAATTCTGTTGTAATAGTAGCTGCAGTCTTTCTCCAGAAGATGCAGACAGACGGGTAGAGACAGAGCTCACCTGGCAGAGGCGGCAGCGGTTGCTTGTGAATGTCATTCTGACCTGGCTGTCCATAAGGCTGCAAAAATTGAAGcatataaacaaataatgaGTCACAGCCACATGTGGGTATACTCTGGTGtacagacacaaataaattCCTATTAAAAAGATTACAACAAGGTCAGTGATGATTTGTCTTTCACAAATTGAGTTATCCCAGATGGGTTACCACTGCCTTTTACAATTCTAGGCAATTCTGATTCATAAGCTGTGTAGTTAAAGGATTCTTAACAAATGCATCATCTCTTAACCGCAGTCTGAGCAGCGTTTGGATGTGTTGAAACGCGTGTATGAGTATCTCATCCGCCTGTTGTGTTTGCGTGCACTCCTCTCACCAGCGTGGCTCCTGGGCGGGTCCTCATGTCAATCAGTCCACCAGGGGGAGGCTGTTTTCCAGGGAAATTATTATAGTAAGGGACGTCAGGAGGCGGAGGAGCCTCgtcatcttcttcctcccatGCGGAGCCGTCAAACGGAGCCATCCTGGAAGAAAAAGCCgatagaaaaacaaattaagggTGACAAAATCTAAACACAAGCCCATGTTTTGGGCTcatttgagtgatttttttttttttttgcatctacCTGTCATGAGGCGTGACCAGTTTGGGCGGGTTCTTTAGGTACTGTTTAAATCGCAGTTCAAAGGCCTGGCCAATGGTGCTGATGACTTCCTGGGCTAAACCCTCTGAACACTCCAGGATATGACatgctgaaggagaagaagcacAAATGTCTAATAAGAAAGCTAGAGCAACATGTACTTGAATGCAGTGAGACAAATGTATTAGCATGCAGGCAAAGTACAACCCTGACTCCCAGAAAGATGGAACACTgtgtaaatcttaaaaacagAAAGCTATATTTGCATATCATTTTTGATCTGTATTCAATTGAATACAGCACAAAGACTTTTGAATGGTCAAACTGATAAACTTTATTGACTTTTgtaaatatacatgtttttgtaatcaggGTTGTAGAAAACGGATTTTCAGCTACAGCACATTCATTCAAGatgcttcttcagttctaagtaactggaggggagtcgtgggcttttaaaccctgtgtgggagtgtccatacagagtcgttaaggacacgtgaGCTCTGAGTTTTTGAGAGGTAGTAGAACCTTGATGTACATGATGTATCCCCAAAGATATTTCAATATATTTCTTTCAGGTGCTGAGCTCTTTGACTGCAAACCAAAgaatagtattttttttttgccattcgCCATCATGGCATGGGAAATCAAACTCACATGTTTTGCacataatcataaaaaaaagcagattgtgtcaaacaattaaaaacactccTGTGACCTGTTATGCCTATATAATGGTGAATGTActgttttcttcctttgttcTGC includes:
- the shc1 gene encoding SHC-transforming protein 1 isoform X5, which gives rise to MEYMDMNRLGGASRRARVEGGQLGGDEWTRHGSFVNKPTRGWLHSDSVVSTAGVSYTVRYMGCVEVLQSMRALDFNTRTQVTREAISVVCEAVPGAKGAQRRRKGPHLSPSQPSSRCLTSILGKSNLQFAGMTISLTISTSSLNLLASDCKQDTAEYVAYVAKDPVNQRACHILECSEGLAQEVISTIGQAFELRFKQYLKNPPKLVTPHDRMAPFDGSAWEEEDDEAPPPPDVPYYNNFPGKQPPPGGLIDMRTRPGATLPYGQPGQNDIHKQPLPPLPVGAKDGGRELFDDPSYVNVDKPRPPVAANGNAHRDAFDMKPFDDALGVSVTAAPPLVQQLQCEAWFHGSLSRREAERLLTRDGDFLVRESGTTPGQYVLTGQQGGQPKHLLLVDPEGVVRTKDHRFESVSHLISYHMDNRLPIVSAGSEVCLQQPVERRA
- the shc1 gene encoding SHC-transforming protein 1 isoform X3, producing MNRLGGASRRARVEGGQLGGDEWTRHGSFVNKPTRGWLHSDSVVSTAGVSYTVRYMGCVEVLQSMRALDFNTRTQVTREAISVVCEAVPGAKGAQRRRKGPHLSPSQPSSRCLTSILGKSNLQFAGMTISLTISTSSLNLLASDCKQIIANHHMQSISFASGGDPDTAEYVAYVAKDPVNQRACHILECSEGLAQEVISTIGQAFELRFKQYLKNPPKLVTPHDRMAPFDGSAWEEEDDEAPPPPDVPYYNNFPGKQPPPGGLIDMRTRPGATLPYGQPGQNDIHKQPLPPLPVGAKDGGRELFDDPSYVNVDKPRPPVAANGNAHRDAFDMKPFDDALGVSVTAAPPLVQQLQCEAWFHGSLSRREAERLLTRDGDFLVRESGTTPGQYVLTGQQGGQPKHLLLVDPEGVVRTKDHRFESVSHLISYHMDNRLPIVSAGSEVCLQQPVERRA
- the shc1 gene encoding SHC-transforming protein 1 isoform X6, translating into MEYMDMNRLGGASRRARVEGGQLGGDEWTRHGSFVNKPTRGWLHSDSVVSTAGVSYTVRYMGCVEVLQSMRALDFNTRTQVTREAISVVCEAVPGAKGAQRRRKPSSRCLTSILGKSNLQFAGMTISLTISTSSLNLLASDCKQDTAEYVAYVAKDPVNQRACHILECSEGLAQEVISTIGQAFELRFKQYLKNPPKLVTPHDRMAPFDGSAWEEEDDEAPPPPDVPYYNNFPGKQPPPGGLIDMRTRPGATLPYGQPGQNDIHKQPLPPLPVGAKDGGRELFDDPSYVNVDKPRPPVAANGNAHRDAFDMKPFDDALGVSVTAAPPLVQQLQCEAWFHGSLSRREAERLLTRDGDFLVRESGTTPGQYVLTGQQGGQPKHLLLVDPEGVVRTKDHRFESVSHLISYHMDNRLPIVSAGSEVCLQQPVERRA
- the shc1 gene encoding SHC-transforming protein 1 isoform X2 — translated: MEYMDMNRLGGASRRARVEGGQLGGDEWTRHGSFVNKPTRGWLHSDSVVSTAGVSYTVRYMGCVEVLQSMRALDFNTRTQVTREAISVVCEAVPGAKGAQRRRKGPHLSPSQPSSRCLTSILGKSNLQFAGMTISLTISTSSLNLLASDCKQIIANHHMQSISFASGGDPDTAEYVAYVAKDPVNQRACHILECSEGLAQEVISTIGQAFELRFKQYLKNPPKLVTPHDRMAPFDGSAWEEEDDEAPPPPDVPYYNNFPGKQPPPGGLIDMRTRPGATLPYGQPGQNDIHKQPLPPLPVGAKDGGRELFDDPSYVNVDKPRPPVAANGNAHRDAFDMKPFDDALGVSVTAAPPLVQQLQCEAWFHGSLSRREAERLLTRDGDFLVRESGTTPGQYVLTGQQGGQPKHLLLVDPEGVVRTKDHRFESVSHLISYHMDNRLPIVSAGSEVCLQQPVERRA
- the shc1 gene encoding SHC-transforming protein 1 isoform X4, with translation MEYMDMNRLGGASRRARVEGGQLGGDEWTRHGSFVNKPTRGWLHSDSVVSTAGVSYTVRYMGCVEVLQSMRALDFNTRTQVTREAISVVCEAVPGAKGAQRRRKPSSRCLTSILGKSNLQFAGMTISLTISTSSLNLLASDCKQIIANHHMQSISFASGGDPDTAEYVAYVAKDPVNQRACHILECSEGLAQEVISTIGQAFELRFKQYLKNPPKLVTPHDRMAPFDGSAWEEEDDEAPPPPDVPYYNNFPGKQPPPGGLIDMRTRPGATLPYGQPGQNDIHKQPLPPLPVGAKDGGRELFDDPSYVNVDKPRPPVAANGNAHRDAFDMKPFDDALGVSVTAAPPLVQQLQCEAWFHGSLSRREAERLLTRDGDFLVRESGTTPGQYVLTGQQGGQPKHLLLVDPEGVVRTKDHRFESVSHLISYHMDNRLPIVSAGSEVCLQQPVERRA